In Rouxiella sp. WC2420, the following proteins share a genomic window:
- the sseA gene encoding 3-mercaptopyruvate sulfurtransferase, with protein sequence MSSSIVSTDWLASHLDEPGLIVIDCRKSKPGITPPIDFYGKYQEAHIPGAIYVEVDDISDCSTGLPHMMPSAEAFTLSMSERGISNDSTIILYDEGDLFSAPRVWWMLTRFGATNVRVLDGGLNAWVKEQKITESGINTLEPASFHAKLEREVIVTAAQVKQSLGKTQIIDARSLGRFKGEQPEPRPGLHGGHIPGSLSVPFTELTQDGQIKSPQALKETFDRLGVNIAEPTIASCGSGVTAAALLFGLHLIGFEDVLIYDGSWAEWGDINEDYPIETQ encoded by the coding sequence ATGAGTTCATCTATCGTTTCAACCGACTGGCTGGCTTCTCATCTCGACGAGCCTGGTCTTATCGTTATCGACTGCCGTAAATCAAAACCTGGCATCACACCTCCCATTGATTTTTATGGTAAATATCAGGAAGCACACATTCCTGGAGCAATTTACGTCGAGGTCGATGATATTTCGGATTGCAGCACCGGCTTGCCGCATATGATGCCAAGCGCCGAAGCATTCACCCTATCAATGAGTGAGCGCGGTATCAGCAATGACAGCACGATTATTTTGTATGACGAAGGTGACTTGTTCAGCGCACCACGTGTCTGGTGGATGCTGACCCGCTTTGGCGCAACTAACGTGCGAGTTCTCGACGGCGGCCTAAACGCCTGGGTAAAAGAACAGAAAATCACTGAAAGTGGCATAAACACCCTCGAACCAGCCTCTTTCCACGCGAAACTTGAGCGTGAAGTTATCGTCACTGCGGCGCAGGTTAAACAGTCGTTGGGCAAAACGCAGATTATCGATGCGCGTTCGCTGGGCCGATTTAAAGGCGAGCAGCCTGAACCGCGTCCGGGCCTGCACGGCGGCCATATTCCTGGCAGCCTATCGGTGCCGTTTACCGAACTGACGCAGGATGGCCAGATTAAATCGCCTCAGGCGCTAAAAGAAACTTTCGATCGTCTGGGTGTGAATATCGCCGAGCCGACCATTGCCAGCTGTGGTTCTGGCGTTACCGCCGCCGCACTGCTGTTCGGCCTGCATCTTATTGGGTTCGAAGATGTGCTGATTTATGACGGTTCCTGGGCTGAATGGGGTGATATTAACGAAGATTACCCGATCGAAACTCAGTAA
- the agp gene encoding bifunctional glucose-1-phosphatase/inositol phosphatase translates to MKRSTRLALLTTLACVISSTLPVMAAENNLELEQVLIFSRHSIRAPLANYNNALGNATTHTWPVWSTEGGLLTPKGGKVEEHVGQYYRLWLAQNKLLPAKGCPQAGEVFTYANSLPRTIDTAKHFLVGAFPGCELPVVNRVEVGKMDPVFNPIVTAEVTDQFNQAAIDATNKSAGEGGLDGMNKRLKANYALIEKILDYKNGKTCQQDKVCDLASQPSKLVLSQGKEPGISGPLGLGSGVSDAFMLQYYEGLPEKDVAWGQVKTPEQWRQVEEFKNAAQKALFSSPQVGRNTSATTLQFISGVLDKSQAKTADQQAGQKARVTLMVGHDSNIAAFVSALKIKDFTLPGQYERTPIAGAVVFQRWHDKKTDKDLIKIEYVYPTAKQIRNNSTYSLKQPLHRTVLQSAGCPIDNKGFCSFDTFNQLLQETLKNQVVN, encoded by the coding sequence GTGAAAAGATCGACCCGTCTTGCACTTTTAACTACCCTGGCATGCGTAATCTCATCCACTCTGCCTGTGATGGCGGCAGAAAACAATCTCGAGCTGGAACAGGTACTTATCTTCAGCCGTCATAGCATTCGTGCTCCTTTGGCCAATTATAATAATGCGCTGGGTAACGCGACCACGCACACTTGGCCGGTGTGGAGCACTGAAGGTGGCCTGCTAACGCCGAAGGGCGGTAAGGTCGAAGAGCACGTGGGTCAGTATTATCGTCTGTGGCTTGCGCAGAACAAACTGTTGCCAGCCAAAGGATGTCCACAGGCGGGTGAAGTCTTTACCTATGCCAACAGCCTGCCGCGGACCATCGATACCGCGAAGCATTTCCTGGTCGGGGCGTTTCCCGGCTGTGAACTTCCGGTGGTTAATCGCGTCGAGGTCGGCAAGATGGACCCCGTGTTTAACCCGATTGTTACCGCTGAAGTTACTGATCAATTTAACCAGGCAGCGATCGATGCAACCAATAAGTCTGCCGGTGAAGGTGGGCTAGATGGGATGAATAAGCGCCTGAAAGCCAATTACGCGCTGATTGAAAAGATCCTCGATTATAAAAACGGGAAAACCTGCCAGCAGGATAAAGTCTGCGATTTGGCCTCTCAGCCTTCAAAACTGGTGCTCAGTCAGGGTAAAGAGCCAGGTATTTCTGGTCCGCTAGGTTTAGGTAGCGGCGTCAGTGATGCCTTCATGCTGCAATACTATGAAGGCTTGCCAGAGAAGGACGTTGCCTGGGGGCAGGTTAAAACCCCAGAGCAATGGCGTCAGGTAGAAGAATTCAAGAATGCCGCGCAGAAAGCCCTGTTTAGCTCGCCGCAAGTGGGAAGAAACACTTCTGCCACCACGCTGCAATTTATCTCTGGCGTGCTGGATAAGTCGCAGGCGAAAACTGCCGATCAGCAGGCTGGGCAGAAAGCTCGTGTGACTCTGATGGTTGGACACGATTCAAATATTGCAGCCTTTGTCTCGGCGCTGAAGATTAAGGATTTCACTCTGCCGGGCCAGTATGAGCGCACGCCAATCGCCGGAGCAGTGGTTTTCCAGCGTTGGCATGACAAGAAAACGGATAAAGATCTGATTAAGATCGAGTATGTTTATCCAACGGCGAAACAAATTCGCAACAACAGCACGTATAGCTTAAAGCAGCCGCTGCACAGAACTGTTTTACAATCTGCAGGCTGTCCTATTGATAATAAAGGTTTTTGTTCATTTGACACCTTTAATCAATTGTTGCAGGAAACTTTAAAAAACCAAGTTGTTAACTAA
- the pagP gene encoding lipid IV(A) palmitoyltransferase PagP, with the protein MRNFRKTPLALIIGLCLLASPVLAENSLPGVTSENSIEQPSGFSGWWSSWKNDVSTTWSAPQRHDLYLPVITWHNRLTYDRAHTDNYNERPWGAGYGISRYDEKGDWHGLYIMAFKDSFNKWEPIGGYGYEKIWRPLQDQGFKLGLGYTAAVTARNNYNYIPIPLVLPLASIGYERLTLQATYIPGTYNNGNVFFAWLRFDF; encoded by the coding sequence ATGCGTAACTTTAGAAAAACACCTCTGGCTCTGATTATTGGGCTTTGCCTGCTCGCATCTCCGGTATTGGCAGAAAATTCCCTACCCGGTGTCACATCCGAGAACTCTATTGAACAACCCTCCGGATTCAGCGGCTGGTGGTCATCATGGAAAAATGATGTCTCCACTACCTGGAGTGCGCCGCAACGGCACGACCTGTATTTGCCAGTCATTACCTGGCATAACCGATTGACCTACGATCGTGCTCATACAGACAACTATAATGAGCGGCCGTGGGGCGCAGGCTACGGTATTTCTCGCTACGACGAGAAAGGCGACTGGCATGGCCTTTATATTATGGCGTTTAAAGACTCTTTCAATAAATGGGAGCCGATTGGCGGTTACGGTTATGAGAAAATCTGGCGACCGTTACAGGATCAGGGATTTAAATTAGGTCTGGGATATACAGCTGCGGTTACCGCGAGGAATAATTATAATTATATTCCGATACCGCTGGTGCTGCCGCTTGCCTCAATCGGCTATGAGCGTTTGACCTTACAGGCGACCTATATTCCGGGAACCTATAATAACGGCAACGTGTTCTTTGCGTGGCTACGATTCGATTTTTGA
- a CDS encoding molybdenum ABC transporter permease gives MISLWLAIPALALLAIPFITLISITPWRGFHLAYGDWHSVSISLGLSAVSIPIIIILGIPLALWMARSQSRWRSWVEVAVMVPLLTPPLAMGILLVSVYGPYGSVGEGLSRIGVSLTNNAGAFVLAQVYGALPYFVMSARAAFEGVPADVEEAGKTLGASRWNILTKLTLPIAGRGLATGLAIAWVRVIGEFGIVMVFCYFPQGIPVKLFINLQNDGVNSVYTLMWILLITTLPFPLWCFSRMGNRRKGNMTLAE, from the coding sequence ATGATCAGTCTGTGGCTGGCCATTCCGGCCCTTGCCCTATTAGCTATTCCATTTATCACGCTTATTTCCATTACACCATGGCGAGGTTTCCATCTCGCCTATGGTGACTGGCATTCGGTCAGCATTTCATTGGGGCTGAGTGCGGTTTCCATCCCGATTATCATCATTTTGGGCATTCCGCTGGCCTTGTGGATGGCGCGTAGCCAGAGCCGCTGGCGTTCGTGGGTTGAGGTTGCCGTCATGGTGCCTCTGCTCACTCCGCCACTGGCGATGGGCATCTTGCTGGTCTCAGTTTATGGACCTTATGGCAGTGTTGGCGAGGGGCTTTCCCGTATTGGTGTGTCGCTGACCAATAACGCGGGCGCTTTTGTGTTGGCGCAGGTCTATGGGGCATTGCCGTATTTTGTGATGTCGGCCCGCGCTGCGTTTGAAGGCGTCCCGGCAGATGTTGAAGAAGCCGGCAAAACGCTGGGTGCCTCGCGCTGGAATATTCTGACTAAACTCACATTGCCTATTGCTGGCAGAGGGTTAGCCACCGGATTGGCGATCGCCTGGGTCAGAGTGATCGGCGAATTTGGTATTGTGATGGTGTTCTGCTATTTCCCACAGGGCATCCCGGTAAAACTGTTTATCAACCTACAGAATGACGGCGTTAACTCTGTATACACACTCATGTGGATATTACTGATCACTACCTTGCCTTTCCCGCTGTGGTGTTTTTCTCGCATGGGTAATCGCCGTAAGGGGAATATGACTCTGGCCGAATAA
- a CDS encoding extracellular solute-binding protein → MREFSKKKSNKKLKNLGSGLLLASLILGSASAVAADNINVTYAGSMGVVMDKYLGPTFAKQHNLNYQGQGQGAYGMANLLASKKVVADVFVSITPGPIEVLKKAGLVDTSMPVASTRMVIAYNPKGKFAQQFEAIKDNKAGAAPWWKVLQTPGLHFGRTDPATDPQGQNIIFTMMLAEKYYHQPGLTKKVLGETTNPQQVLAEGGLLTRLEAGQVDAASGYESATRSAKLPYIVLPDEINLSNPDMSAQWYDTVSFTIKDSAGKDKTLHTQPLVFYAAVLKNAPNPAAAKEFISFMKSAEGQKIFRENGYDKPKGHDY, encoded by the coding sequence GTGCGTGAATTCTCGAAAAAAAAATCCAATAAGAAATTAAAGAATCTCGGTTCCGGGCTGTTATTAGCCTCACTCATTCTGGGTAGCGCATCGGCTGTTGCGGCGGATAATATTAACGTCACTTATGCCGGTTCGATGGGCGTGGTGATGGATAAATATCTGGGGCCTACCTTCGCCAAACAGCATAACCTTAATTACCAGGGCCAAGGTCAAGGGGCTTACGGAATGGCGAATCTGCTGGCTTCAAAAAAAGTGGTCGCTGACGTATTTGTTTCTATTACACCCGGCCCGATTGAGGTCTTGAAGAAGGCTGGTTTGGTCGATACTTCGATGCCGGTTGCCAGCACGCGCATGGTGATCGCCTATAACCCAAAAGGGAAATTTGCGCAGCAGTTCGAGGCTATTAAAGATAACAAAGCCGGGGCTGCACCTTGGTGGAAAGTGCTGCAAACGCCGGGCCTGCATTTTGGTCGCACCGACCCGGCGACCGATCCGCAGGGTCAAAATATTATTTTCACCATGATGCTGGCCGAAAAGTACTATCATCAGCCGGGCTTGACCAAAAAAGTGCTGGGCGAGACGACCAATCCTCAGCAAGTTTTGGCTGAAGGGGGCTTGCTGACGCGTCTTGAGGCAGGGCAGGTCGATGCTGCTTCGGGCTACGAAAGTGCCACCCGTTCCGCTAAACTGCCTTATATCGTGTTGCCGGATGAAATTAACCTCAGTAACCCGGACATGTCGGCGCAGTGGTACGATACGGTAAGCTTCACCATCAAAGACAGCGCGGGCAAAGATAAAACACTGCATACTCAACCGCTGGTGTTCTATGCTGCGGTGTTGAAAAATGCCCCTAACCCTGCGGCCGCGAAAGAGTTTATCTCGTTTATGAAGAGCGCCGAAGGGCAGAAAATATTCCGGGAAAATGGCTACGACAAACCCAAGGGCCATGATTACTAA
- the purL gene encoding phosphoribosylformylglycinamidine synthase — protein MEILRGSPALSAFRINKLLSRFQEAQLPVNDVYAEFVHFADVSAPLTTDEQTKLQRLLKYGPSLAEHAPVGRLILVTPRPGTISPWSSKATDIAHNCGLSQVIRLERGLAFYVQAPQLTEAQWQTLGALLHDRMMETVFTDLCDAEKLFAQHQPAPVQHVDLLGEGRVALEQANIKLGLALAEDEIDYLVNAFTNLGRNPTDIELYMFAQANSEHCRHKIFNADWVIDGEVQPKSLFKMIKNTFEHTPDHVLSAYKDNAAVMEGSKVGRFYANAESGLYNFHQEDAHILMKVETHNHPTAISPWPGAATGSGGEIRDEGATGRGAKPKAGLVGFSVSNLRIPGFEQPWEENFGKPDRIVTALEIMTDGPLGGAAFNNEFGRPALLGYFRTYEEQVNSHNGPELRGYHKPIMLAGGIGNIRADHVQKGEITVGAKLIVLGGPAMNIGLGGGAASSMASGQSDADLDFASVQRDNPEMERRCQEVIDRCWQLGEANPILFIHDVGAGGLSNAMPELVSDGERGGRFQLRDILNDEPGMSPLEVWCNESQERYVMAVAPAQLEQFDAICKRERAPYAVIGEATEEMHLSLEDSHFGNQPIDMPLDVLLGKTPKMTRDVETLKAVGDELNGENIQIAEAVNRILHLPAVAEKTFLITIGDRTVTGMVARDQMVGPWQIPVADCAVTTASLDSYHGEAMSLGERAPVALLDFAASGRLAVGEALTNIAATEIGSLKRVKLSANWMSAAGHPGEDAGLYAAVKAVGEELCPALGITIPVGKDSMSMKTRWQEGTEQREMTSPLSLVITAFARVEDVRHTVTPELRTDKGDSSLLLIDLGVGHNALGATALAQVYRQLGNTPADVRSADQLAGFFNAMQKLVSEQKLLAYHDRSDGGLLVTLAEMAFAGHCGLTADIASLGDSALAALFNEELGAVIQVRDEQRAEVEQILAQHGLGDCTHFLGSVNQGDRFVITSGDKPVYSESRSTLRTWWAETTWQMQRLRDNPECADQEHEAKKDNSDPGLNVKLTFAPDEDIAAPYIATGARPKVAVLREQGVNSHVEMAAAFHRAGFDAVDVHMSDLIAGRRDLQDFHTLVACGGFSYGDVLGAGEGWAKSVLFNDRVRDEFEDFFHRPQTLALGVCNGCQMMSNLKDIIPGTEHWPRFVRNLSDRFEARFSLVEVTASPSLLLQGMAGSRMPIAVSHGEGFVEVRDAVHLSQLEHANLVALRFVDNNGRVTENYPANPNGSPNGITAVTNLSGRVTVMMPHPERVFRSVSNSWHPENWGEDSPWMRIFRNARKQLG, from the coding sequence ATGGAAATACTGCGTGGTTCGCCCGCTTTGTCGGCTTTTCGCATTAACAAACTGCTTTCCCGTTTTCAGGAAGCACAGCTTCCAGTTAACGACGTCTACGCCGAATTCGTACATTTCGCCGATGTCAGCGCTCCTCTGACAACGGATGAACAAACCAAGTTGCAGCGCCTGCTCAAATATGGTCCTTCTCTCGCCGAACATGCTCCCGTTGGTCGACTGATTCTGGTTACTCCGCGTCCGGGTACAATATCCCCGTGGTCTTCAAAAGCCACCGACATTGCCCATAACTGCGGCCTGTCACAGGTTATTCGTCTCGAGCGCGGCCTGGCGTTTTACGTTCAGGCTCCACAACTGACCGAAGCCCAGTGGCAAACTCTTGGCGCGCTATTGCATGACCGCATGATGGAAACTGTCTTCACCGACCTTTGTGATGCGGAAAAACTGTTTGCCCAGCACCAGCCGGCACCGGTTCAGCACGTAGACCTGCTCGGTGAAGGCCGCGTGGCGCTGGAGCAGGCAAATATCAAATTAGGTCTGGCACTGGCAGAAGATGAAATTGACTATCTGGTCAACGCCTTCACCAATTTGGGCCGTAACCCGACAGACATCGAGCTGTACATGTTCGCGCAGGCCAACTCCGAACACTGCCGCCATAAAATCTTTAACGCCGACTGGGTTATCGATGGAGAAGTACAGCCAAAATCGCTGTTCAAAATGATCAAGAACACCTTTGAGCACACTCCTGACCACGTATTGTCTGCTTATAAAGACAACGCCGCGGTAATGGAAGGTTCGAAGGTTGGCCGTTTCTACGCCAATGCCGAGTCCGGGCTGTACAATTTCCACCAGGAAGATGCACATATCCTGATGAAGGTAGAAACCCACAACCACCCGACCGCAATCTCCCCATGGCCGGGCGCCGCGACAGGTTCAGGCGGTGAAATCCGTGATGAAGGCGCAACCGGTCGCGGAGCCAAGCCAAAAGCTGGCCTGGTCGGTTTCTCGGTTTCCAACCTGCGTATACCTGGGTTTGAACAGCCTTGGGAAGAGAACTTCGGCAAACCGGATCGTATCGTGACCGCGCTGGAAATAATGACCGACGGTCCTCTGGGTGGTGCAGCCTTTAACAACGAATTTGGTCGCCCGGCGCTTCTGGGTTACTTCCGTACCTATGAAGAGCAGGTCAACAGTCATAATGGACCAGAACTGCGCGGATACCATAAGCCAATAATGCTGGCGGGCGGAATTGGGAATATTCGTGCCGACCACGTGCAGAAGGGGGAAATCACCGTTGGCGCCAAACTGATCGTGCTTGGCGGACCGGCAATGAACATTGGCTTAGGCGGCGGCGCAGCTTCTTCCATGGCTTCTGGCCAGTCTGATGCCGACCTGGACTTCGCCTCCGTGCAGCGTGACAACCCGGAAATGGAACGTCGCTGTCAGGAAGTTATTGACCGCTGCTGGCAATTGGGCGAAGCCAACCCGATTCTGTTTATCCACGACGTGGGCGCGGGCGGTTTGTCCAACGCTATGCCAGAGCTGGTCAGCGATGGCGAACGCGGTGGCCGCTTCCAGCTGCGCGATATCCTTAACGACGAGCCGGGCATGAGCCCGCTGGAAGTCTGGTGTAACGAATCTCAGGAACGCTACGTGATGGCAGTTGCTCCGGCTCAGCTGGAGCAGTTCGATGCTATCTGTAAACGTGAGCGCGCACCTTATGCGGTGATCGGTGAAGCCACTGAAGAAATGCACCTTTCGCTGGAAGATAGTCACTTTGGCAACCAGCCGATTGACATGCCGCTTGACGTGCTGCTCGGCAAAACACCAAAAATGACCCGCGACGTGGAAACCTTGAAAGCGGTGGGTGACGAGCTTAACGGTGAAAATATTCAGATTGCCGAAGCGGTAAATCGCATTCTGCATCTGCCGGCGGTTGCCGAGAAAACCTTCCTGATCACCATTGGTGACCGCACCGTGACCGGCATGGTAGCTCGAGATCAAATGGTGGGTCCATGGCAGATCCCTGTTGCCGACTGTGCAGTCACCACTGCCAGCCTCGATAGCTATCACGGCGAAGCAATGTCACTGGGCGAACGTGCGCCGGTAGCCTTGCTGGACTTCGCTGCGTCTGGCCGTTTGGCCGTGGGCGAAGCGCTGACCAACATTGCGGCCACCGAAATTGGCAGCCTCAAGCGCGTGAAACTTTCTGCAAACTGGATGTCTGCAGCGGGCCACCCGGGCGAAGACGCAGGTTTGTATGCCGCGGTTAAAGCGGTTGGCGAAGAGCTGTGTCCGGCACTGGGCATTACTATTCCAGTGGGCAAAGACTCAATGTCGATGAAAACTCGCTGGCAGGAAGGCACTGAGCAGCGCGAAATGACCTCGCCATTGTCACTGGTAATTACCGCCTTTGCCCGTGTCGAAGATGTTCGCCACACTGTGACGCCTGAGCTGCGTACCGACAAGGGCGATAGCTCCTTGTTGCTGATTGACCTTGGTGTCGGCCACAACGCACTCGGTGCAACGGCGTTGGCACAGGTTTATCGCCAGTTGGGCAATACTCCGGCTGACGTGCGTAGCGCCGATCAACTGGCAGGTTTCTTCAACGCAATGCAGAAACTGGTTTCCGAACAGAAATTACTGGCTTACCACGACCGTTCAGACGGCGGCCTGCTGGTTACGCTGGCGGAAATGGCCTTTGCTGGTCACTGCGGCCTGACTGCTGATATTGCCTCTCTGGGTGATTCCGCGTTGGCAGCTCTGTTTAACGAAGAGCTGGGTGCGGTGATTCAGGTTCGTGACGAACAGCGCGCCGAGGTTGAGCAGATTCTGGCGCAGCACGGTCTGGGCGACTGTACACACTTCCTGGGCAGCGTAAATCAGGGCGATCGCTTCGTGATAACCTCTGGCGACAAGCCGGTTTACAGTGAAAGCCGCAGCACGCTGCGTACCTGGTGGGCGGAAACGACCTGGCAGATGCAGCGCCTGCGCGATAACCCTGAGTGTGCCGATCAGGAACATGAAGCCAAGAAAGACAACAGCGATCCGGGACTGAACGTCAAACTGACTTTCGCACCGGATGAAGACATTGCCGCGCCATACATCGCGACAGGTGCGCGTCCAAAAGTTGCCGTTCTGCGTGAGCAGGGCGTTAACTCTCACGTTGAAATGGCCGCTGCGTTCCACCGCGCCGGTTTCGATGCGGTAGACGTTCACATGAGCGACCTGATTGCAGGCCGTCGTGACCTGCAAGACTTCCACACGCTGGTAGCCTGTGGCGGCTTCTCCTACGGCGACGTGCTGGGTGCCGGCGAAGGCTGGGCGAAGTCAGTGCTGTTTAACGATCGCGTTCGTGACGAGTTCGAAGACTTCTTCCATCGTCCACAGACCTTGGCGCTGGGCGTGTGTAACGGCTGCCAGATGATGTCTAACCTGAAAGACATTATTCCAGGCACCGAGCATTGGCCGCGCTTCGTGCGCAACCTGTCCGACCGCTTTGAAGCGCGTTTCAGCCTGGTTGAAGTTACTGCAAGCCCGTCGCTGCTGTTGCAGGGGATGGCCGGTTCACGTATGCCAATCGCCGTATCGCACGGTGAAGGTTTTGTAGAAGTGCGTGATGCAGTGCATTTGTCTCAGCTAGAGCACGCGAATCTGGTCGCACTGCGCTTTGTGGATAACAACGGACGCGTGACCGAGAACTATCCGGCGAACCCTAACGGTTCACCGAACGGTATCACGGCGGTAACCAACCTCTCAGGCCGCGTCACCGTGATGATGCCGCATCCTGAGCGCGTATTCCGTAGCGTGAGCAACTCCTGGCATCCGGAAAACTGGGGCGAAGACAGCCCTTGGATGCGCATATTCCGCAACGCCCGTAAGCAGCTTGGCTAA
- the mltF gene encoding membrane-bound lytic murein transglycosylase MltF, with protein sequence MKRIKFTYLIVGLITLLLALALWPSIPWQRGSGDQLQNILSRGELRVSTLDSSQTYFNGTTGDRGFDYELASRFADYLGVRLVLIPHKDIESLFGDLKSNKADILASGLIYNPERLKSFRTGPEYYTVSQQVLYRQGSVRPKTYDDIKGNLVVSAGAAHITTLEEAKKKYPNLGWGITHRYSPAELMQQVADGKLKYTLGDSVTVALLQRVYPRLAVAFDATEDEPVTWYFNKASDDDSLYAAMLDFYSQISEDGTLERLEEKYLGHVGGFDFVDTRAFLNSIDDKLATLQPMFEKYAGKIDWRLLAAISYQESHWDPSATSPTGVRGMMMLTRATAQGLGVENRLDTEESIRGGALYLNNIIDTLPATIDDDDKIWFALAAYNMGYGHMLDARAITAAQKGNPDSWVDVKQRLPLLNQKRYYSKTTYGYASGTQAFNYVENIRKYQISLVGYLMEKEKQKAQALALQAQLGAGYPAVSADELKNAGG encoded by the coding sequence TTGAAGCGCATAAAATTTACCTACTTAATTGTAGGTCTGATCACCCTGTTGCTGGCGTTGGCCCTGTGGCCGAGCATTCCCTGGCAACGTGGGTCTGGAGATCAGCTACAAAATATCCTTTCTCGTGGTGAGTTGCGCGTGAGCACGCTCGATTCTTCGCAAACATATTTTAACGGCACCACCGGTGACCGGGGATTTGATTATGAATTAGCCAGCCGTTTCGCCGACTACCTTGGCGTCAGGCTGGTATTGATACCGCACAAAGACATTGAAAGCCTGTTTGGCGATCTCAAAAGCAACAAAGCCGACATTCTGGCATCCGGGCTTATCTATAATCCCGAGCGCTTAAAGTCATTTCGTACCGGGCCGGAGTACTACACCGTCTCTCAACAGGTACTTTATCGGCAAGGCTCGGTGCGCCCAAAAACCTATGATGATATCAAAGGTAATTTGGTGGTTTCCGCCGGGGCGGCACATATCACCACGCTGGAAGAGGCCAAAAAGAAGTACCCGAACCTCGGCTGGGGCATTACTCATCGCTATTCTCCGGCAGAACTGATGCAGCAGGTGGCTGACGGCAAGCTGAAATATACGCTGGGCGATTCCGTGACGGTCGCACTGTTACAGCGGGTTTATCCACGCCTGGCAGTTGCCTTTGACGCCACCGAAGACGAGCCGGTGACCTGGTATTTCAACAAAGCCAGCGATGACGACAGCCTCTATGCGGCGATGCTCGACTTCTATAGCCAGATTTCCGAAGACGGCACGCTGGAAAGGCTCGAGGAAAAATATCTCGGCCACGTCGGAGGCTTTGACTTTGTTGACACCCGCGCCTTCCTTAATAGCATCGATGACAAACTTGCTACTCTGCAACCGATGTTTGAGAAGTATGCAGGCAAAATCGACTGGCGTTTACTGGCGGCTATCTCTTATCAGGAATCGCACTGGGACCCGAGCGCAACCTCGCCAACCGGCGTACGCGGCATGATGATGCTGACCCGCGCGACCGCGCAGGGCCTGGGGGTGGAGAATCGTCTTGATACCGAAGAAAGCATTCGCGGCGGCGCGCTGTATCTCAACAACATTATAGATACACTGCCGGCCACCATTGATGACGATGACAAGATCTGGTTTGCACTGGCCGCCTATAACATGGGCTATGGCCACATGCTGGATGCGCGGGCGATCACTGCGGCGCAAAAAGGTAATCCAGATAGTTGGGTTGACGTAAAACAGCGCCTGCCGCTGCTCAACCAAAAACGCTATTACAGCAAAACGACTTACGGCTATGCCAGCGGCACTCAGGCGTTTAACTACGTCGAGAACATCCGCAAATATCAGATAAGCCTGGTGGGATATTTGATGGAGAAAGAAAAGCAGAAAGCGCAAGCTTTGGCATTACAGGCGCAGCTTGGAGCAGGTTATCCGGCAGTCAGCGCTGATGAATTGAAAAACGCGGGAGGCTGA
- the tadA gene encoding tRNA adenosine(34) deaminase TadA encodes MYDGRRFGEGEVYVTEQYSDQYWMQHAMALAVKAQDAGEVPVGAVLVLGNQVIGEGWNRSIGFHDPTAHAEIMALRQGGLVVQNYRLLDAVLYVTLEPCVMCAGAMVHSRIKRLVYGAADLKTGAAGSLLDILRHPGMNHHLEITSGVMAEACSTQLSDFFRLRRSQQKLLRQARRMAKNCADPASTDPSSAD; translated from the coding sequence GTGTATGATGGCCGCCGTTTTGGAGAGGGTGAGGTTTACGTGACAGAGCAATACAGCGATCAATACTGGATGCAGCATGCCATGGCGCTGGCAGTTAAAGCGCAGGATGCAGGTGAAGTGCCGGTGGGCGCGGTGTTGGTGTTAGGTAATCAGGTTATTGGAGAAGGGTGGAACCGTTCGATTGGGTTTCACGATCCGACCGCTCACGCCGAAATCATGGCGCTGCGACAGGGCGGGCTGGTGGTGCAAAACTATCGGCTGCTCGATGCGGTGCTGTACGTCACGCTAGAACCCTGCGTAATGTGTGCCGGGGCCATGGTCCACAGTCGCATTAAACGCCTGGTCTACGGGGCCGCAGATTTAAAAACAGGTGCTGCGGGGTCGTTGTTGGACATCTTGCGCCATCCTGGGATGAATCATCACTTGGAGATTACCTCTGGCGTGATGGCCGAAGCCTGTTCTACCCAGCTCAGTGACTTCTTTCGCCTGCGCCGGAGTCAGCAAAAGTTATTACGTCAGGCTCGGCGCATGGCAAAAAATTGCGCCGATCCCGCCTCTACTGATCCTTCATCTGCAGATTGA